The genomic segment CGGCGTCTTATGGGCGAAGGCAGACTGACGGACATTGCATACTGCAGAAATTGTCAGATTATTCTATCCCGGATGAAAAAACAATATCTGGAAGTTACCGGTAAATTCTGAAAATTTAAGATTCTAATTACTGATGACCCAAAAAATACGTATTCATTACACAAAACCTTCCATCACAGAACTTGAAGTTCGTTATGCCACGGATGCCGCAGCCAATGGCTGGGGAGAACGGTGCTACGAATACATAGCTTGCTTTGAGAAGGCTTTCCGTAATTATCTTGGTGTAAAACACGCCATTGCCACATCCAGTTGCACGGGGGCCCTGCACATGGGCCTTGCTGCACTGGGCATCGGGCCGGAGGATGAAGTTATTCTTGCGGATACCAACTGGATAGCAACGGCGGCACCTATTGTGCATCTTGGTGCAAAGCCTGTATTTGTCGATATTCTTCCGGACACTTGGTGTATTGATCCGATTTTGGCTGAACAGGCTGTTACGCCCAAAACTAAAGCCATCATTGCCACCCATCTTTACGGTAATCTCTGCGAGATGAAGGAACTGCTGGCCCTTGGAGAAAAACACGGCATTCCTGTTATTGAAGATGCAGCCGAAGCCATAGGTTCCATCTATCATGGTTACAGAACAGGAAGCATGGGCAGGTTCGGTACTTTTTCGTTCCACGGGACTAAAACCGTGACTACGGGCGAAGGCGGCATGTTCGTTACCAATGATGATGACCTCTATGGGCATGTACTGACCCTGAGTAATCATGGACGCAGCAGGACGCAGACAAAACAGTTTTGGCCGGATATGGTGGGATTTAAGTACAAAATGTCCAACATCCAGGCAGCTATAGGCTGTGCCCAGATGGAGCGGATTGAGGATTTGACCCGCAGAAAACGGGAGATTTTTAAAGTCTATGCGGATGCACTGCTCAAGCTGCCCGGCGTTACCATGAATCCGGAAAAGCCTGGCACGGTGAACGGCTACTGGATGCCAACGGTGGTTTTTGGTCCGGAAACCGGAATAAGCCGTGAAAAACTGATTAGGGCTTTTGCTGCTGAAAACATTGATGCTAGGGTGTTCTTCTGGCCTCTCAGCGATTTGGATCCTTTTAAAGGAAATGCGTTCAATTTAAACAGCCGGGACATAGCAGACAGATCTATTAATCTGCCTGCATATCATGACATGGTAAAAGCCTCACAGGATAGGGTCATCGCCGTAATTAAAAAGTACTTATGGATTTAATAGGAGTGTGTGATCCTATGCATAAACAAAAAATTATGATTGCCGGTATTGGTGGTGCATCCCTCGGAACTGAAATTTGTAAGGCTTTAATCTTAGCAGGATCATATGAAGTTTATGGATGTGATATTTCTTCTACCGCATACGGCATGTATGACTCAGCATTCATGGCAACATATAAGATCAATAAAAATCAGTATATTGAGAGCATTGTTGACGTTTGTAAAAGTGCGGGCGTGAGATGGCTTGTGCCGGGTGGGGAGCGGCCAATGACATTGTTGGGCGGGGTAAAAGAAAGGTTGTATGCTGAAGGCATTACTCTTATCGCGAACTCTTCTGAGACTGTTGCTCTTTGTTCTGACAAAGAAGCTACCTTCCAACATCTTAAAGATGCAGGTATCTCTGC from the Desulfobotulus pelophilus genome contains:
- a CDS encoding DegT/DnrJ/EryC1/StrS family aminotransferase, producing the protein MTQKIRIHYTKPSITELEVRYATDAAANGWGERCYEYIACFEKAFRNYLGVKHAIATSSCTGALHMGLAALGIGPEDEVILADTNWIATAAPIVHLGAKPVFVDILPDTWCIDPILAEQAVTPKTKAIIATHLYGNLCEMKELLALGEKHGIPVIEDAAEAIGSIYHGYRTGSMGRFGTFSFHGTKTVTTGEGGMFVTNDDDLYGHVLTLSNHGRSRTQTKQFWPDMVGFKYKMSNIQAAIGCAQMERIEDLTRRKREIFKVYADALLKLPGVTMNPEKPGTVNGYWMPTVVFGPETGISREKLIRAFAAENIDARVFFWPLSDLDPFKGNAFNLNSRDIADRSINLPAYHDMVKASQDRVIAVIKKYLWI